A stretch of the Papaver somniferum cultivar HN1 chromosome 6, ASM357369v1, whole genome shotgun sequence genome encodes the following:
- the LOC113290110 gene encoding solanesyl diphosphate synthase 3, chloroplastic/mitochondrial-like encodes MYLRLALRNLSSKTGILSTSSSCLSKTLPEIHRQQPSLLLLLLPKVFVGGDASYGNSHSFHSFRFQVQQGGSSLVEEPVDPFSLVADELSLIGNRLREMVVAEVPKLASAAEYFFKMGVEGKRFRPTVLLLMASALNVSLPGSVPDAVANFSNELRTRQQCITEITEMIHVASLLHDDVLDDADTRRGVRSLNFLMGNKLSVLAGDFLLSRACVALASLKNTEVVTLLATVVEHLVTGETMQMASTSEQRCSMDQYMQKTYYKTASLIANSCKAIALLAGQATDVAMLAYNYGRNLGLAYQLIDDVLDFTGTSASLGKGSLSDIRHGIITAPILFAIEEFPQLQEVINRGFSDPADVDLAIEYLGKSRGIQRAKELATEHANLAASAINSLPQSDDENVRISRRALVDLTHIVITRTK; translated from the exons ATGTATTTGAGATTGGCTTTAAGAAATTTGAGCTCCAAAACTGGAATCCTTTCAACTTCATCATCATGTTTGAGTAAAACCTTACCGGAGATCCATCGACAACagccttctcttcttcttcttcttcttcccaag GTTTTCGTTGGTGGTGATGCTTCTTATGGGAATTCCCACTCGTTCCACAGCTTCAGGTTTCAAGTTCAGCAAGGTGGGAGTTCTTTAGTCGAG GAGCCAGTGGATCCATTTTCTCTTGTTGCTGATGAACTCTCTCTTATTGGTAATCGGCTACGTGAGATGGTGGTTGCTGAG GTCCCTAAGCTTGCCTCAGCTGCTGAATACTTCTTCAAGATGGGGGTAGAGGGAAAGAGGTTTCGTCCCACG GTTCTATTGTTGATGGCATCAGCATTGAATGTGTCGCTACCTGGATCTGTTCCCGATGCTGTGGCTAATTTTTCCAATGAACTCCGTACAAGGCAGCAGTGTATTACTGAGATTACCGAGATGATTCAT GTTGCAAGTCTTCTTCATGATGATGTCTTGGATGATGCTGATACAAGGCGTGGGGTTCGTTCCCTTAATTTCTTAATGGGGAATAAG CTGTCTGTGCTAGCAGGAGATTTTCTGCTTTCTCGAGCTTGTGTGGCACTTGCCTCTCTTAAAAATACAGAG GTTGTCACATTACTTGCAACGGTTGTTGAGCATCTTGTAACAGGTGAAACAATGCAAATGGCCAGTACATCAGAACAGCGCTGTAG CATGGACCAGTATATGCAAAAGACATATTATAAGACAGCATCATTGATCGCGAATAGTTGCAAAGCAATCGCTCTGCTGGCTGGCCAGGCAACTGATGTTGCAATGCTAGCCTACAATTACGGCCGCAATCTG GGCTTGGCGTATCAATTGATCGATGATGTTCTCGATTTCACAGGGACGTCAGCTTCTCTCGGAAAGGGTTCGCTTTCTGACATCCGCCAT GGGATTATAACAGCCCCGATATTGTTTGCTATCGAAGAATTCCCACAATTACAAGAAGTTATCAATCGAGGCTTCAGCGACCCTGCAGATGTTGATCTT GCCATTGAATACCTTGGTAAGAGTCGCGGCATACAAAGAGCAAAAGAACTAGCAACCGAACACGCCAACCTGGCAGCCTCAGCCATCAACTCTCTTCCTCAAAGTGATGATGAAAATGTCAGAATATCAAGACGGGCTCTGGTGGACCTCACTCATATAGTAATCACAAGAACAAAGTAG
- the LOC113290111 gene encoding probable basic-leucine zipper transcription factor L: MDESWRMRMGLYSLPRRRSTEETSSDRLMTTMRRNNNNSSRIIINDSETSSSTATTTSLDPENFSDVFGGPPRSIISRQFSSGDLITGNLKTNTETFYEGIFRSSEYVDRSKNNGKKILPSKKKKIDSGFYDDIFGSDDEDKRRSKWKSSSSEYSKNKKNVKSNSSSVLSWEGELSPLRPSIAEDDVFFDTFTSKLRPVNIPGRRPYTSSMLVDEQHKKGSASDYPWISNNHENHNNQHDYIMNISNNNHNHSKMNSSTRFAFSHSISSPETISIDPNSCTSSSFASNSVPNKNGNPGESPPSVVSLQREYYPTFDETLKSTNRHHYQDYKMSPQEEKDHEEVMRSSYVIEISPERRRETRIDRRESVGIDEAIAWAKEKFQSQCAEIIEEITNHQQQQQLHQQISSRSFSPTKPITQREDKFLERENGIRKMK; the protein is encoded by the exons ATGGATGAATCTTGGAGAATGAGAATGGGATTATACAGTCTACCAAGAAGAAGATCAACAGAAGAAACTTCGTCGGATCGATTAATGACGACGAtgagaagaaataataacaaTAGTTCTCGGATTATTATAAATGATTCGgaaacatcatcatcaacagcaaCGACAACAAGTCTTGATCCAGAAAATTTCAGTGACGTTTTCGGAGGACCACCGAGGAGTATAATTTCCCGCCAATTCTCTTCAGGAGATTTGATCACTGGGAACTTAAAAACTAATACAGAAACGTTTTATGAAGGAATATTCAGATCATCGGAATATGTAGATCGATCGAAAAATaatggaaagaagatattaccttcgaagaagaagaagatcgatAGTGGATTTTACGATGATATTTTTGGATCAGATGATGAAGATAAGAGGAGATCAAAGTGGAAATCATCATCGTCTGAGTATTCGAAGAATAAGAAGAATGTGAAATCGAATTCGTCGTCAGTGTTGAGCTGGGAAGGAGAATTGAGTCCACTTCGTCCGTCCATTGCTGAAGATGATGTTTTCTTCGATACGTTCACGTCTAAGCTCAG GCCAGTTAACATACCAGGTCGTCGGCCGTACACATCTTCAATGCTGGTTGATGAACAACATAAGAAAGGATCCGCCTCGGATtatccatggattagtaataaccATGAGAATCAcaacaatcaacatgactatATCATGAATATCAGCAACAATAATCATAATCACAGTAAAATGAATTCATCAACAAGGTTTGCATTTTCTCATAGTATATCATCACCAGAAACAATTAGCATTGACCCGAACTCATGCACATCAAGTTCATTCGCCAGTAATAGTGTACCGAACAAGAACGGTAATCCTGGAGAGTCACCACCCTCTGTTGTATCTTTGCAAAGAGAGTATTATCCAACATTTGATGAGACACTAAAAAGTACCAATCGTCAtcattatcaagattataaaatgtCTCCACAAGAAGAAAAAGACCATGAAGAAGTGATGAGGTCTTCTTATGTGATTGAGATTAGTccagagagaagaagagaaacaagGATAGATAGAAGGGAATCTGTAGGAATCGATgaagcaattgcttgggcaaAAGAAAAGTTTCAGAGTCAATGTGCGGAAATAATCGAGGAAATAacaaatcatcaacaacaacaacaactgcaTCAACAGATTTCTTCGAGAAGTTTCAGTCCAACAAAGCCAATTACACAAAGAGAAG ATAAATTTCTTGAACGAGAGAATGGAATCAGAAAAATGAAGTAA